The window CGGAAACGCAGCGGTTTCTTCAACTGGGTTCCGGAGGGTAGATTCGGATACGCGGAGGCCTGCAAGCGCTGGTTCATATAGAAGGCATGCGAAGCCCGAAAGATATTCCACTGTCACGCCCAGTTTCCCATGGAAACCCTGGAGGGTTTTGCATATAATGGGGTATAACCCAGTAAAAGGGTGGCTGTTTCGTGGTTCCCGGACAGGTCTCGGATCAGAGTCGATCGGGGTTGACGCCTTTCAATTATGAACACCCTAACCTACCTCATCTTCATTTTCTCTTATGTGCTTATCGCGTCCCGCCGGCTGTCCCTCCTCCCCATCGGCAGACCCGCGGGCGCCCTTCTCGGCGCCTTCCTCATGGTGGCCGTCGGAACCCTGACCCCGGAGGAGAGCTACCGGGCCATTGACGGCAACACCATCCTCCTGCTGTTCAGCACCATGGCCCTTACCGTCTACCTCGAAGACGCGGGGTTCTTTCAATGGCTGGCGCAGATCATCCTCTCCGCATGCAGGCGGCCCGTGACCCTCCTGTGGGCCGTATGTCTCCTTTCGGGGACCCTTTCCACATTTCTGGTAAACGATACGGTCTGTATCTTCCTGACCCCGGTCGTGGTGTCTCTATGCACCCGGGCCGGATTGCCCCTGGGTCCCTTTTTGATAGCCCTGGCCACCTCGGCCAATATCGGAAGCGCAGCCACCCTGGTGGGAAATCCCCAGAACATGATTATCGCGAGCCTCAGTCACATACCGTTTCCCCGGTTTCTCATGTTCGCCGGCCCCCCGGCCCTGATCGGGCTGCTCTTAAACGGGGCACTCCTCTGGTTCTTTTATCGGGGACGTCTTCCGAGGGAGATGATGCTGCAACCGCTCGGCCCTTCGGTTTCCAGAGATCCGCAGCGACTCAAATGGGTTTTGCCCGTCATGGGAGGGGTGATCATCGGATTTTTTGCCGGCTTTCACCTGGGATACACGGCGCTGGCCGGGGTGCTGGTGCTCGTCC is drawn from Deltaproteobacteria bacterium and contains these coding sequences:
- a CDS encoding anion transporter, coding for MNTLTYLIFIFSYVLIASRRLSLLPIGRPAGALLGAFLMVAVGTLTPEESYRAIDGNTILLLFSTMALTVYLEDAGFFQWLAQIILSACRRPVTLLWAVCLLSGTLSTFLVNDTVCIFLTPVVVSLCTRAGLPLGPFLIALATSANIGSAATLVGNPQNMIIASLSHIPFPRFLMFAGPPALIGLLLNGALLWFFYRGRLPREMMLQPLGPSVSRDPQRLKWVLPVMGGVIIGFFAGFHLGYTALAGVLVLVLLERKDPQETFARVDWALLIFFCCLFIVITGLAKTGIVERSWSASAGYMSFSSHEGLSLFTLLMTVGSNLLSNVPMVLLTGPHLGELGNSEMGWVLLAYITTVAGNLTLLGSVANIIVAERARDQYTLGFVEYLRFGVPSTLIVLSVGVALIYRIMT